Proteins from one Staphylococcus sp. IVB6214 genomic window:
- a CDS encoding PH domain-containing protein, with the protein MILDKVNPEDLFPTEKAGPSVLGKIEYVVDGQREFEGAYIATNERLIMNVDMNGQFYYRNIPYNQISSVSLEDETLWMGFEVGQVAMRHIQSSQVDEFIGYVQEQINKYHNV; encoded by the coding sequence AAGTGAATCCAGAAGATTTATTTCCAACTGAAAAAGCAGGACCTTCTGTATTGGGGAAAATTGAATATGTTGTTGATGGTCAGCGTGAATTTGAAGGGGCGTATATTGCGACAAACGAACGCTTAATTATGAATGTTGATATGAACGGTCAATTTTATTATCGCAACATTCCATACAATCAAATTTCAAGCGTGTCTTTAGAAGATGAAACATTATGGATGGGATTTGAAGTGGGGCAAGTTGCGATGAGACATATACAAAGTAGCCAAGTAGATGAATTTATTGGTTATGTGCAAGAACAGATAAATAAATATCATAACGTATAA
- a CDS encoding potassium transporter TrkG — protein sequence MKKVNKPLYFYLLMFFSTTFIGAILLYLPFTGEKPISFIDALFVASSAFTVTGLSPVDIGAQFNVLGEFIILLLIQVGGLGIVTVTILTLVFLNKKISLQNRFLIMVTWNIDEVGGVIKLIKHLTIYSLVTELIGTLCLTLSFIPRFGFEKGLFLSVFTSVSAFNNAGFALFKNNLMGFTSDPVVIIIIPILIIMGGLGHLVIVDLIYCKTLNKLTLHSKLVLTTSIILIAFGSVAFFLLEQQNTMSHMGLIEKIGNAIFQSVTTRTAGFNSVDIGNISTPTSLLFMMLMFIGGAPLSTAGGIKVTTFALVFMFVLNTIRKENTTTLFNREVSDKYIKLAVATTFISLAFIVSITFILAIINPTIPFIKISFEVVSAFGTVGLTMDFTSEYQGITKLIIIIVMLFGKVGLLTILRALIPPKTSKNFHYTKGHIHI from the coding sequence ATGAAAAAAGTAAATAAACCATTGTATTTTTACTTATTAATGTTCTTTTCTACGACGTTTATTGGTGCCATTTTACTATATTTACCATTCACTGGTGAGAAACCAATAAGCTTTATTGATGCGTTATTCGTTGCGTCTAGCGCTTTTACAGTTACTGGCTTATCTCCGGTTGATATCGGTGCACAATTTAATGTTTTAGGCGAATTCATTATACTTTTATTAATTCAAGTTGGTGGCTTAGGAATTGTAACAGTAACAATACTTACCTTAGTGTTTTTAAACAAAAAAATATCATTACAGAATCGATTTTTGATAATGGTTACATGGAATATTGACGAAGTTGGAGGCGTAATTAAATTAATAAAACATTTAACTATATATAGCTTAGTAACTGAATTAATAGGAACGTTATGTTTAACATTATCATTTATACCTCGATTTGGATTTGAAAAAGGATTATTTTTAAGTGTATTTACCTCTGTGTCAGCTTTTAATAATGCTGGATTCGCATTATTTAAGAATAATTTAATGGGCTTCACAAGCGATCCAGTAGTCATAATAATTATCCCTATTCTTATTATTATGGGTGGATTGGGTCATTTAGTAATTGTTGATTTGATTTATTGCAAAACATTAAATAAATTAACTTTACATTCAAAACTGGTTTTAACAACGTCTATTATCTTAATAGCTTTTGGAAGTGTAGCATTCTTTTTGTTAGAACAACAGAATACTATGTCTCACATGGGATTAATAGAAAAGATTGGAAATGCGATATTCCAATCTGTTACTACTAGAACAGCTGGATTTAACAGTGTCGATATAGGCAATATCTCAACACCGACATCGTTATTATTTATGATGCTTATGTTTATAGGTGGTGCTCCGCTAAGTACAGCTGGGGGTATAAAAGTGACAACATTTGCACTAGTTTTTATGTTTGTTTTAAATACTATACGAAAAGAAAACACTACTACTTTATTCAATAGAGAAGTATCTGATAAATATATTAAACTGGCTGTTGCTACTACATTTATTTCGCTTGCCTTTATAGTCTCCATAACTTTTATATTGGCTATAATAAATCCAACTATCCCTTTTATAAAAATTTCATTTGAAGTTGTTTCAGCTTTTGGTACTGTTGGATTAACAATGGATTTCACTTCTGAATATCAAGGTATCACTAAGCTGATTATCATAATTGTCATGCTTTTTGGGAAAGTTGGTCTATTAACTATACTAAGAGCATTAATACCACCAAAGACATCTAAGAATTTCCATTACACTAAAGGACATATTCACATTTAA